The stretch of DNA tggtgctagtgatgtctttcCTATCTTACCAGATAGTGAGTCATATGCATATCGAAATGATGTATGATAAACCCATAGAATTTACTTAGttattaagtctacgggcagaaccagccctgCTTACTCAATGTGTTCCAGAGTTATGCTggagcatacatacacatacagagaccatccaattatatatatatatatatatatatatatatatatatatatatatattaaaaacagtcATACAACGAATTCTTAACTTCGTCTCCTAATATTTTAGGGCTATACACTTAACTCATATCCTTGAAAATCAAAACCTAAAATCAACTAAACAGGTTCTTTGCCCCAAACTATTTTAATTGTTCGAAAACCCCAATCTTGTATTCACTGGTAGCACACAGGGTAAAGGATGGGACTTCATGTTGGTAATGTTTGTTCAATGTTTGATAGGAGCATACTTCGTAATTCCCCCATTTCATATTTCAAGATCCTGAAATGAAAACATAGTATAATATGATGCGAAACCCACAGGTTTACATTAAATGCATGCCTACTGTATGTAATAGTACTAGTGGATGTGACCAGTCTATATACTGAGTGCGCATTTGTGTGGGCACACAAGTGTTTGTCTAAATGACTCGTTAATTTACAATTAATTTCCATCTTAATGCTCTCttctagttccttgttggactaCTGGTTTGCATGttcgctaggtaaccaattgattcctagccacgtaaaaatatctaacccttcgggccaaccctaggagagctggtaattagttcagtggtctggttaaactaagaaacaCTTAACTTTCCATGCTCTCTCCTACAGGACATTGGCGGATACGACTATGACAGGATCACCTTCAAGTGCGACATCGACGGGGAGATGGCCAGATTCATCTTCTACTCCCTGGAGTCTTCCCTCCCGTGTCTCCTGATGCCTCTCGGGTGTCTGAGCATCATTTATCAGATCTGGTCCAACATCAGAGCCCTCAGGAAAAATGGAGCGTAAGTCCCAACCTACGACAAAGAATGATGACCTGCTCTTTGGCATGAAGATGCCAGGTGTACAATAATGCCGAGTGTGTCTCAACTCTAAAACCATtgctttcatttattaattattgttaatcAAATTGTATAAAATTCATACAAaactaaccaaaatacaaataaactatGAAACAAGCATACAATATGCCATGTGTGACATGATATGGTAACGGGTGATTTAAGCAatttaataactgaaaatttaaactgcaccatattaaaaaaaaattaatctgtgaTGAAAACAAATAATGGCAAATGCAGCAACAGTAATCAGGATTCACTTAAGCAATTTTAAACGGCGTTTTAAAGCCCTGTTACCGTCTTTTAATCATATATTAGCACTAGCATCAACAATAATGCCAGGAAAGCAAACCACTCTCTTGAGGGGGTATTGAGCACGCACGGGCTCTTGAGGAAAAACACGAGGTTGATAAAATGGACCCTCCAACATTATCCAGTGATAACATTGTGTTAAGAGGAACAAACAAATGTTTCTTATCGGATACGTTGCCCTAGACTTGCTAAggttaaacccccccccccccccccccccgccctcatctctctctctctctctctctctctctctctgagtgtgttcATTTCCTTCAACGTTCTTTCGAAATGAAGTTCTTTCTGTCTGCCCCATAAAACGAGTTAATTAGCTGAGCCATTTCTCTCTGTAAACGAATGTagaatgaaattctctctctctctctctctctctctctcagtaggtgCTCCTTCCTACGGTTTGTTGTTGTGAacctgaaaatttattattacgaGTCGTTTTTTTAGCCATAAAGTCGAGTTCCTCCCAAAGgccgtttatatatgtatacattttatatgcaaatgtgtgtgtatgtgcgctctctctctctctctctctctctctctctctctctcttctctctctctctcgtctctctctctctctctctcctctctctcctgaaacACGAGCTGATCATGTAAGATGAATTATGTCCCAaatcaagcctctcccagcagAGGTTCCCGGATCCCTTTCACCATTTTCATCGTAACTTTCTCCACTTGCGAATCTCGGTTAAACACAATAACGCAAAGGACTCTCAGGCACTTTATTCATTACAAAGAAAGGAAACCTATTCCATGCAGCTTTGGCTTTCTACTGAAAACGAACACAGAAATCCAACCAGACAAAAATCAAGGAAAGACTTAAAATAAGGAGAGGAGTGGTGGCATGAAATTTCCATTTAGGTCACCAGTTCCAAAGTTTGAAGAGGCCGAACGAAATTCGCTgatgaataattaatttttattcacaGTTCGCTCTATTTTTGGCGGCAAAAAAATTTCTGGGACTATTTTTGAACTGCCACCTTCCCTGTTCGATGAAGAGATTGCCCGTGAAGTTCCTTCGTGGTgcggtattttaaaaacatatgGGAACCACTTTCATGAAGAGGGACTGTACGGGACGGTTGGTACGCCGGAAGTggtaaacaaatatttcattccGATCCAAAGACAGCTATTCTACTTCTATACCAcgttatacctatatatatatatatatatatatgtatatatatatatatatatatatatatatatatacatatatatatatatatatatatatatatatatatatatatatatatatatatatatgaactttatcACCTACAAAATcgttttgtgcattaatacaattactacagcagagccttcacgaccattccttgaagctgattggttggaaatagtttcgaaagtccgttaatctgtggttcttttcatcttcatttattttgcaacggTTGTTTTGCCGAATACGTTGTggtgattataatataatccaagagGAGGGGAAAGACATTCTGTTGCAGCTCTGAACTTCAACACCCGACAGCCGGAACTTGGGAACGCGAGGTCTTCTAAGTACAAAGACAATTCTTTTAAAAGAATGCAAATAAGACCATTTGCGttgaagtaatgaaaaaaattgacTACTAAAATATCTGCCATGTGTTATACgttccaatacttacattagttatgcagttctcttttaattttacaaaaaatatacgaagAGGTAAGCGAAGAGATGGTCAAAATTTCCtcttcgtttccaataattttcacccTCCTTTAAATAAGCTTTCTGAAATACCATCATTTTTTGCATGTGAAATCATGTCCTGTTACACCTGGATTATATTTGCTGTTAGTCATTTCACTTTCTGCCACAAATGTACACCAAAGAGAGAACGAGGGAATCAGAACTTTTTTCCATCTCCTCCATTTCAGATCAGATGAACTCGTCATAGACAGATTTCGGGACATGCTGCGGTCGGTCACGCTCATCTTGGCTCTTCTGTTCATATTCCTCATCTGCGTGATCCCGATATGCGTCTACAACCTCGTCTGCCTCGTCAGGAAAGAGAGCCACGTGGCCCTCGGCATCTTCATATACATGGTCTACTGGATCCAATATGGCGTCAACGTCTTCCTGTACGTAGCGAGAAACGGGAATTTCCGAAGGGCTTTTAAACAGCTCATCACCTTGAGTGTATACAAACTCAGGCAGTGCGTCCACAAAATAAGAACTCGAAACCCTGAGGAGGAGGCCCCTTCTTCCCTAGGCTCATGCCACGACCTGCAGTCGAGTAGCAGGGACATTTCCATGCATTCCCTGCAGATGGGATCGTCGGTGGAGTCGCTTAACAGGGAGCACCAGGTAGATCTGGGTGATTCCCCTCGGCGGGCGCTGGACTGTTTGGGGAAACCGCGCCACCTTTCCCTGTGCACTGTGCACTCCAACAACAGCGGGGACCTGTCGCAGTCCTCCGATTTCACCAGAATCACGGAGGTGTCGTGTACCTCGAGTAATAAAGGGTGAATGCGACAGAGGATTAGACCGTTGATCAGTGATGCATAAAGTGGAAACTGTGAGGATTAAT from Macrobrachium nipponense isolate FS-2020 chromosome 18, ASM1510439v2, whole genome shotgun sequence encodes:
- the LOC135197006 gene encoding protein trapped in endoderm-1-like translates to MDGPLVLLQSAGNITTENSWWIHAAQAWAVCIAVIGIAGNLISIITIIWQFDLWRRCKQRSPNCSSANSRSLVHRKPVIPLDGYTMLLLNLSVCDLLYCGVNLPITAYTYSYAFWPRRPSVAFCRGAGLFRYLNALVEWQTLALITIQRCVDLRRSRGLRFFKPKPTMVFIVIIWVSSAVPQLIILLPDIGGYDYDRITFKCDIDGEMARFIFYSLESSLPCLLMPLGCLSIIYQIWSNIRALRKNGASDELVIDRFRDMLRSVTLILALLFIFLICVIPICVYNLVCLVRKESHVALGIFIYMVYWIQYGVNVFLYVARNGNFRRAFKQLITLSVYKLRQCVHKIRTRNPEEEAPSSLGSCHDLQSSSRDISMHSLQMGSSVESLNREHQVDLGDSPRRALDCLGKPRHLSLCTVHSNNSGDLSQSSDFTRITEVSCTSSNKG